The nucleotide sequence GATTGCCGTAATTGATGTACACACGCCGCAGTTCTTCCAGGGTTTCCTGGTCGTGCGATTTGCCGGAAACAAAATCATGCTTTTCCGCTTTTTCAAAGGAATCGTTTAGTTTGGCAACAAGCGCCTCGCGCCCTCCCATCAGATTTGCCAAACCTTTGACATCATGCGGTACAAACCAGGTGTACTGCGCGGCGTTACCTTCCTCCCAGCCGTGATCGTAGCGCAGAATGTCCACCGGCTCGGTCCACTTTCCGGTCGTGTCGCGCACCCACATCCAGCCCAGTTCGGGATGCCAGATATTTTTATAGTTTTCGGCCCTTTTTGTGAAGAGTGCGTAATCGTCCTTTTTACCGAGTTGGTGGGCCAGTTGTCCGAGCGCGAAATCCTGGTAGGCATATTCCAGCGTTTGGGCCGAGCCGTCCTGATGGCCACCATACCGACGCTTGTACAGCGGATGGGGTACGTAGCCCCGCTCCATGTAGGCTTCGATACCTCCGCCCTTGAAGGTGTTGTGTTCGTAACCGGCTTTGCTCATCATGCCACCCGGAAAATGATTTTTGCGCATGCCCTCGTAGGCTTTGTCGATGTCGAAGCCGCGAATGCCTTTCAGCCAGGCACTCACAATAAAGGGCGTGGAGGAAGCACCCGTCATGACGTACGTATAGTTACCCCCGGAAGGGCCACGCGGAATCAGTCCGCCGTCGTCGTACATCAGCAGCATGGAGTTGACGAAAGACTCGGATACTTCGGGGTACACCAAATGCCACAGGATATTGAGCGACCATTGGGCCCCCCAGAAGGAATCGGAATTGTGGTGGTTGAATTTAGGTTTGCCGTCGGGGCCGAGCGGAATCTGCCCGATGCGTCGCTCCGGGCCGGTCATGTCGAGGTACTTACCGTTGACATCGCTCACGATGCGCCTTCCTTGGAGGGCATGCCAGAGATCGGTATAGAAACGCCTTTGCTCGGTTAAAGTACCTCCTTCGATTTCCATGCGTCCCAGCCAATTATTCCAGTCGGCGCGGGCTTCGGTGCGGACTCTGTCAAAGTTCCAGTGAGGTAGCTCGGTGGTCAGGTTGAGGCGGGCCTGCTCGGTGCTTACGTACGAAATAGCCACCTTCATTTGGCGGACTTCGCCTTTTTTGGTCGGAAAGCTGACGTAAGCTCCGGTTTTCTCGCCTTCGATTTTATCTTCAACTGTAACGAGCTTACCCTCCTTCCAGCCGCCGAATTTTTCAAAGGGTTTATCAAAAACTGCCACAAAGTATACCGTGAAAGGTTTGGGACGGCGGGAGGTAGGAGCCATCACGGTATAGCCTTCCAGCTCGGTGGTACTTACTTTGTGAATAGTGCCTTTCTGCTGCTCCGAGTTGCCCAGTATCGTTGCAAAGTCAAACAGAATATGGCTTTGATCCGCCTGCGGGTAGGTGTACTTATGAAAACCCACGCGGGTGGTGGCCGTCAGTTCGGCGGTAATTTGATAGTCGTCCAGAACTACCTTGTGGTACCCGGCTTTCGCGAGTTCGGTTTTGTGCGAATAGCGCGAGCCGTAGGCATCCGGGCCGAGGTGCCCCCTGAAGGTACCCGTAGTAGGCAGCACCGGAATGCCCGACATCTGCCAGGCGTGCACGTGGCTGAAACATTTGATGGAATCTTGGTTGTAGCGGTAGCCCGAGTTCCAGGCACCGTTCAGGGCCATGTCGGGGCTGAGGTTGACCATGCCAAACGGCCGGGTGGCTGAGCTGAAAAAGAACCAGCGCGAATTGGCCGAATCTACCAATGGTTCCACCAGATCGACGGGATCAGTTTTGGCGGGGACGGGTTTTTCACGAAAAGAAGAGGAAGCTACCAGCAGTCC is from Salmonirosea aquatica and encodes:
- a CDS encoding GH92 family glycosyl hydrolase, which encodes MLYKKAYVLALAGLLVASSSFREKPVPAKTDPVDLVEPLVDSANSRWFFFSSATRPFGMVNLSPDMALNGAWNSGYRYNQDSIKCFSHVHAWQMSGIPVLPTTGTFRGHLGPDAYGSRYSHKTELAKAGYHKVVLDDYQITAELTATTRVGFHKYTYPQADQSHILFDFATILGNSEQQKGTIHKVSTTELEGYTVMAPTSRRPKPFTVYFVAVFDKPFEKFGGWKEGKLVTVEDKIEGEKTGAYVSFPTKKGEVRQMKVAISYVSTEQARLNLTTELPHWNFDRVRTEARADWNNWLGRMEIEGGTLTEQRRFYTDLWHALQGRRIVSDVNGKYLDMTGPERRIGQIPLGPDGKPKFNHHNSDSFWGAQWSLNILWHLVYPEVSESFVNSMLLMYDDGGLIPRGPSGGNYTYVMTGASSTPFIVSAWLKGIRGFDIDKAYEGMRKNHFPGGMMSKAGYEHNTFKGGGIEAYMERGYVPHPLYKRRYGGHQDGSAQTLEYAYQDFALGQLAHQLGKKDDYALFTKRAENYKNIWHPELGWMWVRDTTGKWTEPVDILRYDHGWEEGNAAQYTWFVPHDVKGLANLMGGREALVAKLNDSFEKAEKHDFVSGKSHDQETLEELRRVYINYGNQPCMETPWLFNYVGAPWLTQHWTRQIIDKVYSGISPQEGYSGDEDQGLMGSLAVLLKTGLFSTNGGTSGKPFYEISSPLFSKITIHLNARYYPGKTFTIQTQGTGRYIQSAKLNGSALDRPWMWHETVAQGGTLTLQMGTTPNKSWGTRPQDAPPSISE